The Gossypium hirsutum isolate 1008001.06 chromosome A03, Gossypium_hirsutum_v2.1, whole genome shotgun sequence genome contains the following window.
attttttttttttataaattatcatTCAAAAACAACCTCATCACATGAACAACCTGCAAATTGACCATCCATTGATCTCTTTTAGGTCTTTAATTGTTAATTAAGATTTATAAATAGTTGATCTAATAAGGAAACCCCATGTGATTATTTCAAGAGGTGGGTCCatattttgattgttttattaGAAAACTTGCATATAAATATAAAGCAAACCCCAACAAGCTTTTCCAATTACAAGACACTTTAATTTCATCAAGTTAATACTGTTTTTAGTGTGtgcttttttctttaatttcatttcaaatatgggTATTCATTTACCTTCAATGATCCTTCATGCCAAACAAGTTCTTAAGTTTCAATCAAGGAACCAACTACATGTGCCCAAAGGCCACATTGCTGTTTATGTTGGAGAAATGAAGAAGACAAGGTTTGTGGTTCCAATTTCATACTTGAACCATCCTTGTTTTCTGGATTTGCTCGGTCGGGCCGAGGAAGAGTTCGGGTTCAATCATCCGATGGGCGGTCTTACGATCCCGTGTGACGAAGATGCCTTCATCGATCTCACTTCTCGGTTGCATAGTTGCTGAAATATGAGGACCATGAATGCTTAGTTTAAGCCAGATTTTAGAACTTTTTAGTTGATTTTAGTTTCTTTTGCTCCTTTGCAGGATGTAAGAAATGTAAACGTAGATAGCTTTTGGCCATTAACATATTGTGAAATGATAATGAAATTTTTGGTTTTGTGAATCATATTTAACTCTTTTTtatcttgatttttttctttaaataagattaataattaaaatttgaaataattaaaattcaaaataactcAAATTGAAAATTACCCgaacaaataaattgaaatgaCGAGAACTTAAAATAACTCAACTCGAAAAACTCGATTAACAAACTTGAATAGCTTAAACCCAAAATGACTCGACCAAAGATAACTTAAGattcaaaatgattaaaaaaagtttaaaatctgAATTTACCCTAAACCATTCATAATacatctcattataggttctgattatatatatatatatattttttagacaATGCTTATAATTACTCATAACCCCTCC
Protein-coding sequences here:
- the LOC107927837 gene encoding auxin-responsive protein SAUR23 → MGIHLPSMILHAKQVLKFQSRNQLHVPKGHIAVYVGEMKKTRFVVPISYLNHPCFLDLLGRAEEEFGFNHPMGGLTIPCDEDAFIDLTSRLHSC